The proteins below are encoded in one region of Clostridia bacterium:
- the mtnA gene encoding S-methyl-5-thioribose-1-phosphate isomerase yields the protein MTEWAVQLEPVAKKIRQTRLIPISWDEREHAVRLIDQTLLPTELKYITVRTMNEMCEAIAMLRVRGAPAIGIAGAFGVYLGMACRAFASDEECLDALEEVCADIVQVRPTAVNLPWAVNRMKQAARLGVDDAHARGESADPSALFEIILAEAKAMIEEDNRACRAMGEYGAALIPDGASVLTHCNAGALATAGWGTALAALYVAQEQGKSVRVWADETRPLLQGSRLTAYELSEAGIDVTVICDNMAASLMARGDVDLIIVGADRVAANGDVCNKIGTYGLACLARMHGVPFFVACPVSTLDLSLASGDEIPIEQRDACEVSHGFGRQTAPDGVRVYNPAFDVTPNALITAIITERGTVRPPYGRELAAISSGE from the coding sequence TCATGGGATGAGCGGGAGCATGCGGTCCGTCTGATCGATCAGACCCTTCTACCGACGGAACTCAAGTACATCACTGTCCGCACCATGAACGAGATGTGCGAGGCCATCGCCATGCTTCGAGTTCGTGGGGCGCCTGCGATCGGGATAGCTGGCGCCTTCGGTGTGTACCTGGGCATGGCCTGCCGAGCATTCGCGTCTGATGAGGAATGCCTGGATGCCCTCGAAGAAGTGTGCGCTGACATTGTGCAGGTCCGTCCTACTGCCGTTAACCTTCCCTGGGCCGTGAACCGCATGAAACAGGCGGCTAGGCTTGGCGTGGACGATGCGCACGCGCGGGGAGAGTCAGCAGACCCGAGCGCCCTCTTTGAGATCATCCTTGCGGAGGCCAAGGCCATGATCGAGGAGGACAACCGGGCATGCCGGGCAATGGGGGAATATGGCGCAGCACTGATTCCCGATGGGGCATCGGTGCTCACCCACTGTAACGCCGGGGCGCTGGCCACCGCAGGGTGGGGGACTGCCCTTGCTGCACTGTATGTTGCGCAGGAACAGGGCAAGTCGGTTCGAGTTTGGGCAGATGAGACGCGCCCTCTGCTCCAGGGTTCTCGCCTAACCGCCTATGAACTCTCAGAGGCCGGGATTGATGTGACTGTTATATGCGACAACATGGCTGCGTCCCTCATGGCCCGGGGCGATGTGGACCTGATCATCGTGGGCGCAGACAGGGTCGCTGCGAACGGCGATGTGTGCAACAAGATCGGCACGTACGGGCTGGCATGCCTGGCCAGGATGCACGGTGTGCCGTTCTTCGTGGCCTGTCCAGTCAGTACGCTGGATCTTTCCCTCGCGAGCGGCGATGAGATTCCAATAGAGCAGAGAGACGCATGCGAGGTCTCGCACGGTTTCGGACGTCAGACTGCTCCCGATGGGGTGCGGGTGTACAACCCCGCGTTTGACGTCACTCCGAACGCACTGATCACAGCGATCATCACCGAGCGGGGCACAGTGAGGCCCCCGT